One Bos taurus isolate L1 Dominette 01449 registration number 42190680 breed Hereford chromosome 3, ARS-UCD2.0, whole genome shotgun sequence DNA window includes the following coding sequences:
- the LOC785445 gene encoding heterogeneous nuclear ribonucleoprotein A1-like has protein sequence MSKSESPKEPEQLRKLFIGGLSFETTDESLRSHFEQWGTLTDCVVMRDPNTKLSRGFGFVTYTTVEEVDAAMNARPQKVDGRVVEPKRAVSREDSQRPGAHLTVKKIFVGGIKEDTEEHHLRDYFEQYRKIEVIEIMTDRGSGKKRGFAFVTFDDHDSVDKIVFQKYHTGNGHNCEVRKALSKQEMASASSSQRGRSGSGNFDGGRGGGFGGNDNFGRGGNFSGRGGFAGSRGGGRYGGSGDGYNGFGNDGSNFGGGGSYNDFGNYNNQSSNFGPMKGGNFGGRSSGPYGDGGQYFAKP, from the coding sequence ATGTCTAAATCAGAGTCTCCCAAAGAGCCGGAACAGCTGCGGAAGCTCTTCATCGGAGGATTGAGCTTTGAAACAACCGATGAGAGTCTGAGGAGCCATTTTGAGCAATGGGGAACGCTCACAGACTGTGTGGTAATGAGGGATCCAAACACCAAGCTCTCCAGAGGCTTTGGGTTTGTCACATACACCACGGTGGAGGAGGTGGATGCGGCCATGAATGCAAGGCCACAGAAGGTGGACGGAAGAGTTGTGGAACCAAAGAGGGCCGTCTCAAGAGAAGATTCTCAAAGACCTGGTGCCCACTTAACTGTGAAAAAGATTTTTGTTGGTGGCATTAAAGAAGACACTGAAGAACATCACCTGAGAGATTATTTTGAACAGTATAGAAAAATTGAAGTAATTGAAATCATGACTGACCGAGGCAGTGGCAAAAAGAGAGGCTTTGCTTTTGTAACCTTTGATGACCATGACTCCGTAGACAAGATTGTCTTTCAGAAATACCACACTGGGAATGGCCACAACTGTGAAGTGAGAAAAGCCCTGTCTAAGCAAGAGAtggctagtgcttcatccagccagagaGGTCGAAGTGGTTCTGGAAACTTTGATGGCGGTCGTGGAGGTGGTTTTGGTGGGAATGACAACTTTGGTCGTGGAGGAAACTTCAGTGGTCGAGGTGGCTTTGCTGGCAGCCGTGGTGGTGGCAGATATGGTGGCAGCGGGGATGGATATAATGGATTTGGTAATGACGGAAGCAATTTTGGAGGTGGCGGAAGCTACAATGATTTTGGCAATTACAACAATCAATCCTCAAATTTTGGACCCATGAAAGGAGGAAACTTTGGAGGCAGAAGTTCTGGCCCCTATGGTGATGGAGGCCAATACTTTGCCAAACCATGA